One genomic segment of Corallococcus silvisoli includes these proteins:
- a CDS encoding Ig-like domain-containing alpha-2-macroglobulin family protein, with the protein MRRNSLLALCLVVAAACSCGDKDGKGGTSGTGTAPGPSSKSPGLAVEPLPEPPALKIDPRDAAEQGPVSVAAVRPEGRAYGNVRPTITFTKPMIALGTVAEERGLASPAKIEPALEGEWRWLGSASVEFVPKSGAKLGTKYTVTVPAGLKAMDGTAMAQPYTFEFETPRPSLQSAQPEADFRWVQPEQVFTLVFNQKVKDLPQRARLEPASGAPVPLTLVKETAFADVKDVQVGSGPERRSQDRRVKYELKPAQKLPPGTKFSLVVDGELTGVEGPLPMGEAVRYGYATFGPLKVESASACVFMWGDESCTYGPLILFTSNELDVASLKGKVTLEPKAEIDWDRVQTQMPWSGSELKNPYVALPGRYRPGTTYKIKVAAGYKDLFGQTGPAFEGTAKLSDVTPSFDSGSREALVEASGDGSVPLVVTNVPEVQAEVWSLSPAQLAQLIDTNNWPSTEGFRSTVDTSAARNVERTAPLDLRQAFNGSKTGLFLARLVAPSLKSRYPNRVIGQVTDLAVHAKLGAASGVVWVTSLQTGAPVPDAQLTLWDKAGAEHWTGTTDANGLAKVPGLSELLQPKSESAWDTPWAMVSAQKDGDIGVTLSTWEGGMSPGAFSLMSAWEGRVPDSLGFVFADRGIYRPGDEVMLKGVARYRRLGVLKSPPAGSRAQVTVTSSRGEKVFQTEVTVTKYGTFRADLKLGKDVPLGSYDVAAKLKVAGEQLSYGGTFRVEEYRAPQFRVDVAVPKKDVAAGDALTARVDARYLFGGAMGDAQVRWNVQRASSFFTPPGNEAFTFGVNTWWWDDEQPEHSSDSFATGDGRTDAQGQLALALGTADAPGGKTWEYTLEAEVEDVNRQRVANRNLIVVHPADVYAGLRMLSTGFAEAGKEVGLEVVAVSPEGARQTGIAVDVNIKRREWKSIRKKGDGGQWFTVTEPVETEVSKCSVKSAATPQQCKFTPGEPGLYVMEAVATDAKGRKATTRDSLYVTGTGWVSWQRNDTDRIDLVADKQLYDVGDTAKVLVKSPYPQADALVTVEREGILSVRRVKLKGSATALDIPLGEGAIPNVYVGVVLVRGRVEASKGIESGDDPGRPAVRVGYTQLKVEKKAKRLSVALTPDAQEKRPRDKVTVDIAVKDSAGQGTKSEVTLWAVDEGVLRLTGYKAPDPVDALFQERGLSVRIGEPLIHLVLRKLYGEKGSRPGGSGGGDTAGSGIRSNFKTTAVFQTVETDAQGMAKVEFTLPDNLTTFRIMAVAVTEADRFGVGESKVQVAKPLLVLPALPRLVRVGDKAEAGVVIHTTNPAIKEAKVTAQLTGVRVEGPSEKTVQLDGKAREVRFTFVAEQPGTAVLRFSVAGGGETDGVEQKIPVQLPVGMEAVATYGDTTSERVEGLKPPGGVRPGMGGLTVTMSSTVMGGFEESMNQLVDYPYGCLEQMSSRLVPFVALRELSGKFGVAWTGGSEEQKKEFVRGFLSDDALKTQGTLDPDTVVTATVRKIEALQSHDGGFRFWASSECSSPYASAYATLALARANEVGYPVDAGVLERAKKYLADKVAAGVCTQCAWGCTAPGLETRAFALYTLARMGSPRPSYYNELFEQRQKLPLFAQAMLTDAIFVGKGNRAQGQKLLQELLNKAQESAAGVHFQETDAKTYAPLWSSDTRTTALVLQTLVDVQPDHPYVSKMGRYLASSREGDGRFRNTQEAAFTLMALSEVVRRKEKDVPSYEAVVKLGGQVIASADFKGRDMGVKTVQVPVEKLGPADKAMPLTFGVNGTGNLYYGALLRYAPAQMPVDPMDRGIVVQRWFEPYNGGGQAKAARAGELVRVRVRVATPMRRNFVAVDVPLPAGLEPVDTSLASTARLPGPAGSGEEEGPGEGYDYESQEDLSETDEGNNNFWATRFWSPFNHTEMRDDRVVFFADELPPGVHVTSFVARATTPGDFVLKPAHAEEMYAPEVFGRSEGGRFPVLMPDEVASK; encoded by the coding sequence ATGCGCAGAAATTCCCTGCTGGCCCTCTGTCTTGTCGTCGCCGCCGCGTGCTCATGCGGCGACAAGGATGGGAAGGGCGGCACCTCGGGAACCGGCACCGCGCCGGGTCCGTCCTCGAAGAGCCCTGGCCTCGCCGTCGAGCCTCTCCCCGAGCCCCCCGCGCTCAAGATCGATCCACGGGACGCGGCGGAGCAGGGCCCGGTGTCCGTCGCGGCCGTGCGGCCCGAGGGACGAGCGTATGGCAACGTCCGTCCGACCATCACCTTCACCAAGCCGATGATCGCCCTGGGCACCGTGGCCGAGGAGCGCGGGCTGGCGTCACCAGCGAAGATTGAACCCGCGCTCGAAGGCGAGTGGCGCTGGCTGGGCTCCGCGAGCGTCGAGTTCGTGCCGAAGTCGGGCGCGAAGCTGGGGACGAAGTACACGGTGACGGTGCCCGCGGGCCTCAAGGCCATGGACGGCACCGCCATGGCGCAGCCCTACACCTTCGAGTTCGAGACGCCGCGCCCCTCGCTCCAGTCCGCGCAGCCGGAGGCGGACTTCCGCTGGGTGCAGCCGGAGCAGGTGTTCACGCTGGTGTTCAACCAGAAGGTGAAGGACCTGCCGCAGCGCGCGCGCCTGGAGCCCGCGAGCGGCGCGCCCGTGCCGCTCACGCTGGTGAAGGAGACGGCGTTCGCGGACGTGAAGGACGTCCAGGTGGGCAGCGGCCCGGAGCGCAGGTCCCAGGACCGGCGCGTGAAGTACGAGCTGAAGCCGGCGCAGAAGCTGCCCCCGGGGACGAAGTTCTCCCTGGTGGTGGACGGCGAGCTGACGGGCGTGGAAGGCCCGCTGCCCATGGGCGAGGCGGTGCGCTACGGCTACGCCACCTTCGGCCCGCTCAAGGTGGAGTCCGCGAGCGCGTGCGTGTTCATGTGGGGGGACGAGTCGTGCACCTACGGCCCGCTCATCCTCTTCACGTCGAACGAGCTGGACGTGGCCTCGCTCAAGGGCAAGGTGACGCTGGAGCCGAAGGCGGAGATCGACTGGGACCGCGTGCAGACGCAGATGCCCTGGTCGGGCTCCGAGCTGAAGAACCCCTACGTGGCGCTGCCCGGCCGCTACCGTCCCGGCACCACGTACAAGATCAAGGTCGCCGCGGGCTACAAGGACCTCTTCGGCCAGACGGGGCCCGCCTTCGAGGGGACGGCGAAGCTGTCGGACGTGACGCCGTCCTTCGACTCCGGCTCCCGCGAGGCGCTGGTGGAGGCCTCGGGTGACGGCTCCGTGCCGCTGGTCGTGACCAACGTTCCGGAGGTGCAGGCGGAGGTGTGGTCGCTGTCGCCCGCGCAGCTCGCGCAGCTCATCGACACGAACAACTGGCCGTCCACGGAGGGCTTCCGGTCGACGGTGGACACGAGCGCCGCGCGCAACGTGGAGCGCACCGCGCCGCTCGACCTGCGTCAGGCCTTCAACGGGTCGAAGACGGGCCTGTTCCTCGCGCGGCTGGTGGCGCCGTCGCTCAAGAGCCGCTACCCGAACCGCGTCATCGGGCAGGTGACGGACCTGGCGGTGCACGCGAAGCTGGGCGCCGCCTCCGGCGTGGTGTGGGTGACGTCACTCCAGACGGGCGCCCCGGTGCCGGACGCGCAGCTCACCCTGTGGGACAAGGCGGGCGCGGAGCACTGGACGGGCACGACGGACGCCAACGGACTCGCGAAGGTGCCGGGCCTGTCGGAGCTGCTGCAGCCCAAGAGCGAGTCGGCCTGGGACACGCCCTGGGCGATGGTGTCCGCGCAGAAGGACGGGGACATCGGCGTGACGCTGTCCACGTGGGAGGGCGGCATGTCCCCCGGCGCGTTCTCGCTGATGAGCGCGTGGGAGGGCCGCGTCCCGGACAGCCTGGGCTTCGTGTTCGCGGACCGGGGCATCTACCGCCCCGGAGACGAGGTGATGCTCAAGGGCGTGGCGCGCTACCGCCGCCTGGGCGTCCTCAAGTCGCCGCCCGCGGGCTCGCGCGCGCAGGTGACGGTGACCAGCTCGCGCGGCGAGAAGGTCTTCCAGACGGAGGTCACGGTCACGAAGTACGGCACCTTCCGCGCGGACCTGAAGCTGGGCAAGGACGTGCCCCTGGGCTCCTACGACGTGGCGGCGAAGCTGAAGGTCGCCGGTGAGCAGCTCAGCTACGGCGGCACCTTCCGCGTGGAGGAGTACCGCGCGCCGCAGTTCCGCGTGGACGTGGCGGTGCCGAAGAAGGACGTCGCGGCGGGCGATGCGCTCACCGCGCGCGTGGATGCGCGCTACCTGTTCGGCGGCGCCATGGGCGACGCGCAGGTGCGCTGGAACGTGCAGCGGGCGAGCTCCTTCTTCACGCCCCCGGGCAACGAGGCCTTCACCTTCGGGGTGAACACCTGGTGGTGGGACGACGAGCAGCCGGAGCACAGCAGCGACTCGTTCGCCACGGGCGATGGCCGCACGGACGCGCAGGGACAGCTGGCGCTGGCGCTGGGCACCGCGGACGCGCCGGGTGGCAAGACCTGGGAGTACACGCTGGAGGCGGAGGTGGAGGACGTCAACCGCCAGCGCGTCGCCAACCGCAACCTCATCGTCGTGCACCCCGCGGACGTGTACGCGGGCCTGCGCATGCTCTCCACCGGCTTCGCGGAGGCCGGCAAGGAGGTCGGGCTGGAGGTGGTCGCCGTCTCGCCGGAGGGCGCGCGCCAGACGGGCATCGCGGTGGACGTGAACATCAAGCGCCGCGAGTGGAAGTCCATCCGCAAGAAGGGCGACGGCGGCCAGTGGTTCACCGTCACGGAGCCGGTGGAGACGGAGGTGTCGAAGTGCTCGGTGAAGAGCGCCGCGACGCCGCAGCAGTGCAAGTTCACCCCGGGCGAGCCGGGCCTGTACGTGATGGAGGCGGTGGCCACGGACGCGAAGGGCCGCAAGGCGACGACGCGCGACTCGCTCTACGTCACCGGCACCGGCTGGGTGTCGTGGCAGCGCAACGACACGGACCGCATCGACCTGGTGGCGGACAAGCAGCTGTATGACGTGGGCGACACGGCCAAGGTGCTGGTGAAGAGCCCGTACCCGCAGGCGGACGCGCTCGTCACCGTGGAGCGCGAGGGCATCCTCAGCGTGCGCCGCGTGAAGCTGAAGGGCAGCGCCACCGCGCTGGACATCCCGCTGGGCGAAGGCGCCATCCCCAACGTCTACGTGGGCGTGGTGCTGGTGCGTGGCCGCGTGGAGGCATCCAAGGGCATCGAGTCCGGGGACGACCCGGGCCGCCCCGCGGTGCGCGTGGGCTACACCCAGCTGAAGGTGGAGAAGAAGGCGAAGCGCCTGTCGGTGGCGCTGACGCCGGACGCGCAGGAGAAGCGGCCGCGCGACAAGGTGACGGTGGACATCGCGGTGAAGGACTCGGCGGGGCAGGGCACGAAGTCGGAGGTGACGCTCTGGGCCGTGGACGAGGGCGTGCTGCGCCTGACGGGCTACAAGGCGCCGGATCCGGTGGACGCGCTGTTCCAGGAGCGCGGCCTGTCGGTGCGCATCGGCGAGCCGCTCATCCACCTGGTGCTGCGCAAGCTGTACGGCGAGAAGGGCTCGCGGCCGGGCGGCTCCGGTGGTGGGGACACGGCGGGCTCCGGCATCCGGTCCAACTTCAAGACGACGGCGGTGTTCCAGACGGTGGAGACGGACGCGCAGGGCATGGCGAAGGTGGAGTTCACCCTGCCCGACAACCTGACCACCTTCCGCATCATGGCGGTGGCGGTGACGGAGGCGGACCGCTTCGGCGTGGGCGAGAGCAAGGTGCAGGTGGCGAAGCCCCTGCTGGTGCTGCCGGCGCTGCCCCGGCTGGTGCGCGTGGGCGACAAGGCGGAGGCGGGCGTGGTCATCCACACCACGAACCCGGCCATCAAGGAGGCGAAGGTCACCGCGCAGCTCACGGGCGTGCGGGTGGAGGGGCCCTCGGAGAAGACGGTGCAGTTGGATGGCAAGGCCCGCGAGGTGCGCTTCACCTTCGTGGCCGAGCAGCCGGGCACCGCGGTGCTGCGCTTCTCGGTGGCGGGGGGCGGGGAGACGGACGGGGTGGAGCAGAAGATCCCCGTGCAGCTCCCGGTGGGCATGGAGGCGGTGGCGACCTACGGCGACACCACGAGCGAGCGCGTGGAGGGGCTCAAGCCGCCGGGCGGCGTGCGCCCCGGCATGGGCGGCCTCACGGTGACGATGTCCTCCACGGTGATGGGCGGGTTCGAGGAGTCGATGAACCAGCTGGTGGACTACCCCTACGGGTGCCTGGAGCAGATGTCGTCGAGGCTGGTGCCGTTCGTCGCGCTGCGCGAGCTGTCCGGGAAGTTCGGCGTGGCGTGGACCGGCGGTTCGGAGGAGCAGAAGAAGGAGTTCGTCCGTGGCTTCCTCAGCGATGACGCGCTGAAGACGCAGGGCACGTTGGATCCGGACACGGTGGTGACGGCGACGGTGCGCAAGATCGAAGCGCTCCAGAGCCACGATGGCGGCTTCCGCTTCTGGGCCTCCAGCGAGTGCTCGTCGCCGTATGCCTCCGCGTACGCGACGCTGGCGCTCGCGCGGGCGAACGAGGTGGGCTACCCGGTGGACGCGGGCGTGCTCGAGCGCGCGAAGAAGTACCTGGCGGACAAGGTGGCCGCGGGCGTGTGCACGCAGTGCGCCTGGGGCTGCACCGCGCCGGGCCTGGAGACGCGCGCGTTCGCGCTCTACACGCTGGCGCGCATGGGGTCGCCCCGGCCGTCGTACTACAACGAGCTGTTCGAGCAGCGGCAGAAGCTGCCGCTCTTCGCGCAGGCGATGCTGACGGACGCCATCTTCGTGGGGAAGGGCAACCGCGCGCAGGGCCAGAAGCTGCTCCAGGAGCTGCTGAACAAGGCGCAGGAGTCCGCGGCGGGGGTGCACTTCCAGGAGACGGACGCGAAGACGTACGCGCCGCTCTGGTCGTCGGACACGCGCACCACGGCGCTGGTGCTCCAGACGCTGGTGGACGTGCAGCCGGACCACCCCTACGTGTCCAAGATGGGCCGCTACCTGGCGTCCTCGCGCGAGGGTGACGGGCGCTTCCGCAACACGCAGGAGGCGGCCTTCACGCTGATGGCGCTGTCGGAGGTGGTGCGCCGCAAGGAGAAGGACGTGCCGTCGTACGAAGCGGTGGTGAAGCTGGGCGGCCAGGTGATTGCCTCCGCCGACTTCAAGGGCCGCGACATGGGCGTGAAGACGGTGCAGGTGCCGGTGGAGAAGCTGGGCCCGGCGGACAAGGCGATGCCGCTGACCTTCGGCGTGAATGGCACGGGCAACCTCTACTACGGGGCGCTCCTGCGCTACGCGCCGGCCCAGATGCCGGTGGATCCGATGGACCGGGGCATCGT